Within the Canis lupus familiaris isolate Mischka breed German Shepherd chromosome 26, alternate assembly UU_Cfam_GSD_1.0, whole genome shotgun sequence genome, the region gaaagaactgtTTTGGAGGATTGTTTAAtagcatctgtgtgtgtgtctctctcatttttcagattatttatgtAAACCCGAAGATAACATCTACAGTATTGATTTCACTCGCTTCAAAATCCGAGACTTGGAGACAGGGACAGTGCTCTTTGAGATTGCCAAACCTTGTGTTTCAGGTAGGCCTCAGTATTGTAGCAGCCACTTGAGAAGATCTCTGAAGCTCATTTGTGTGTACCATCACATCCTGCGGCCCGGACTCCAGCATGTCCACTTTTGTACCTCCTGGAGCCTGGCAAGCCGGGTGTGCTGATCCAAAGCACGTTTGTTGAGCGTCTACCATATGTTGTTTGTACACATGTTTCTGTTGGCATCTGGTCATCTAATCCTCAACATTTCTGTGAGGAGCTTTactctcatttttcagatgagaaaactgaagcccagaattTCCAGTTGACTTTCCTAAGGTCCTATGCTCCTTCTTATGTTGCCTCCACTCAGGAAAGGAAGCTTTAGAATTAAAGTAGAAGGATGAAAgctcccttttcttctccctcacttCCCTTTAAACAGTGCCTCATATTTCCCTGTAAGTCCCAGTTTGGATTTTAATCTTTGCCATTTGCGGGATGAACAGAAAGCCCAGACCTATGAACTACTTAGGATTCCTTAAATTAGCTTTGAATAGGCGCTTCCGGTGCTTGTGATGCagcccctgggtgactcactaCTGGGTAGGAGACCACAAGTGAGTCTTGGAGCTCAGCACCAGAGACAGAGCGCCCCCTGGCGTTAGTTGGTAGACTACCAGCACAGATGACTAGAGTATTCACCATGATCtttattaataattctttttgCAAAGCTCTTCCCACCTGATTTGCTGCTCAGAAGGAACctgtcagggcagcccgggtgcctcagtggtttagcgccacctttggcctggggtgtgatcctggagacctgggatcgagttccgtgacgggctccttgcatggagcctgcttctccctctgcttctgtctctgtgtctctcatgactaaataaataaaatcttaaaaaataaaaagacggAACCTGTAAATTTGATAAGGCAGGTATTAGTACCCCGGGTAGGTAAAAGTTTTCTGAGAAGGTCTCAGCTCAGGTTCATTGTACAGCCAAGACTGGAGCCCTGGTCTTCTCACCCCACCTGGTATCCTTTATGCTCTCATAATTTAGTGCTGCCAAGGCACCTAATGGCTCCAACTTGTGGGTACTTAGCTGGTATTGGGAGGATCAGGGCCAGATAGCCTCCTGGGTCTGTGGGATTCACATCCCTAAGCAACATGTCTCGGTACTTTGGGTGTTTCGAGGACCCCAGGGCTGCTTCAGATATGTGGGTTTGGATTAGGCTGGGCCTATAATAGTCATTTCAGTACAAAATTGAACTGTATCAAGAAGCTTGGCTGCAGATCTTGTAAAAGTACCTTGATGTACAACTTCTCCAGGCTTTACCTTTAAGGATTTGATTGGCTTAGAATATGCTCCACTGAATCAGCACCCTCCTGCAGCACTTGTTCTGCTGAATTTGAATCCTTGAGATTTGGTCTGATTCTCTCTGAATCACATTGTTGGAGTGAGGGCTCTAGAGTGGCTGGCTCTGAACCCCTGCTCAGTCTGGTTGCCCATATTATCTTGGGGTTGTCATAGGCAGAGAGGTTTGGGGCTAAAAGAGATGTAAGTTGCACCCACATTTAGCCTAtatctggagaaaatatttttgctggaCACTGGATAGCTACTAGGAACTATCTCCTTTTTCACATTAGAGTGgttctctgaattattttacaAACTTCCACTCTCTGGGTTCAGGAATAGACTAGACTCGCCCTCATTCAGGTCCTGCACATTGGTCCATTGCCCATCTACCTCACTGTTTCCAGGTGGCCTGGAATAGGCATTACGGTACCCTAAAACAGTaggagtttaaattttttttttaagattttatttatttattcacgagagacacacaaagagaggcagagacacaggcagggggagaagcaggctccatgcaaggagccggatgtgggacttgatcccgggtctccaggatcacatcccaggctgaaggcggcgctaaactgctgggccactggggctgcccaggagtttAAATAACAAGATTATTCTCAGGGGTTTGTCTTTGCTGCCTCAgaaatttttgcattctttgaacTTGCCTTTTGACTAGTTTTCAACCTTTGTAGTCTCATTCTTTTGGTTGCTGGCTAATGCTGCAACCTCATCGCCAGGGGCCTAGTACCAGGCTTGTGTTTCAGGCTTCACTCTTAGGATATGCCCACACCCCTAGACCACATGAAAGGTAATTAACTTAGTGTTTGAGAATAAGCTTTGAGTCAGATGGACCTGGTTCAAATCTCTGCTCCCTCCGTTTACTATTTGGGGGACTTGGACATGTGACTTAACGTCTCTGAGCTTTTGCATCCTGATCTGTAACATGGAGATGATGATGACACCCTATAGGGTCGCTCTGAGGATTCTGGGAAGTGATTAGCCCAAAGCCTGGCATGTAGTGAGTGCGCAGTCAATATTGGCCATCCTGCCATGGGTGTTAGTACAGTTAATTGGTTGTACTGTTTGGACTGGTGGGGCCAAGACAGTACACTCAAGATTCTGTGTGTTCTTTCAGACCAAGAGGAGGAGGACGACGACGAAGGTGGAGATGTGGATATCAGTGCAGGACGTTTTGTCCGCTATCAATTCACACCAGCATTTCTCCGCCTCCGGACAGTCGGGGCCACGTGAGTACCAGTATTTCTAGAGAGGAGAACACTTGCTTGTCCACAAAGAATATTCTCCGTTGTGTTCTGGGTTGGCtttagaggagggaggaggcaaagTTGGGCTCACAGAGATTTGTTTTGCAGAGTGGAGTTCACGGTGGGAGACAAACCTGTGTCAAACTTCCGGATGATTGAGCGGCACTATTTCCGGGAACGCTTGCTGAAAAACTTTGACTTCGATTTTGGCTTCTGCATCCCCAGCAGTAGGAACACTTGTGAACATATCTATGAGTTTCCCCAGCTTTCTGAGGATGTCAGTATGTATCCCCTGACTTCTATACCATTCTAGATTTTTAGGGCTAGAAGGAACAAACCTTGGAGTCCATCTGGTCCAACACCCTCGTTTGGCAGAGGAGGGAGGTAGTGACAGGACACCACCTCTCTAGGCATTTGACTTCAGGCTTCTCATTTCCTAGTGCCACTGTCTAGGGTTTCAAACTCTGCCTGTATGAGAGCATTGAAGGTTTTAATAATGCAGGCCATCCGCTTTAAGCTGCGGGAAAGGGGGTGACTCAGGGAGATGAGGGGAGGCCCATGAAAATCCCTGGGC harbors:
- the UNC119B gene encoding protein unc-119 homolog B — translated: MSGSNPKAAAAGSAAGPGGLVAPKEEKKKAGGGVLNRLKARRQAPHHAAEDGIGAAVTEQELLALDTIRPEHVLRLSRVTENYLCKPEDNIYSIDFTRFKIRDLETGTVLFEIAKPCVSDQEEEDDDEGGDVDISAGRFVRYQFTPAFLRLRTVGATVEFTVGDKPVSNFRMIERHYFRERLLKNFDFDFGFCIPSSRNTCEHIYEFPQLSEDVIRLMIENPYETRSDSFYFVDNKLIMHNKADYAYNGGQ